CGGCGGCGGGGGGTTGGGGTGGGGTGGCGGTTTGGATGGGGGGCGGCGAACGGTCGGGAGATCGTTCGGGAACGGCGGGTTCGGCCAGGCGCTGGGTGATCCATTCCTGGGCGACCTGGTCGGGGGCGTTGACCAGGTCGCCGGCAGGATGGTCGATGCCGTCTACCATGAGGGGGGTGAGGAGGCGGATGAGCATGGGGGGGACGGCGCCGAGTACGGCGCTATGGACGAGGGTGGACGGCGCCGAGTACGGCGCTATGGACGAGGGTGGACGCTATGGACGAACACGGACGAACACGGACGGGCGCGAGCAGGGGATCAGGCGGTGCCTTCGGCGGGGGTGGTGTGGAGTTCGCCATCGTTGGTTTGGGGGAGGGTGCGGGCGTTGTAGCGGATGGCGATGCAGAAGGTGGGGGTGGCGGCGGTGGCGTTGGGGACGGTGACGACGGCGCGGAGGTAGCGTTCGGCGGGTTGGCGGATGTCGAGGACGGCGAGGCCCTTGGCGCCGATGGTGGTGGCGAAGGTGGTGGCGGTGCCGGCGAGGTCGGCGGCGTCGGAGAAGTTGGCGGCGGCGGCCTGTTGGGCTTTGATGGAGAAGTTGAGGGCTTCGCCTTCGAGGGCGCCAACGACGAAGGCGACGCTGTCGTAGCCGGCCATGTCGACGCCGGCGCCGGTGAGGGCTTCGTTGTCGGCGTCTTTGAGGGCTTCGATGGTGATGGCGGCGGTTTTGCTGAGGTTTTCCATGGTTGGTGAGGGGGGCGCCCCGGTCGGGAGACCGGGCGGGAACGGGGGCGGGAACGGGGTGGGGTGGACGGCGCCGGGTACGGCGCTATGGACGAACACGGACGGGGTGGGGGTTGGGGCTGCCAGGTTCCTGAGCTGGTGAACCTGGCAGCCCCAAGAACGACTGAAGTCGTTACTACGAGGGTCAGGCGTGTTGGGTGAGGAATTTGACGGGGTGCTGGCCGGCGTCGATGAGGGCGCCGTCATGGCGGCTGAAGGCGATGAAGCCAACCTGGAGGTAGTCGGCGTATCGCTCGGTGAGGCGGAGGATGGTGACGTCGCGGGTGTCGCGGATGTAGTAGTTGGCAAAGTCGCCGAAGAGGACGGCTTTGGCGTTGGCGGCGACGGCGGCGACGTCGTTGTTGACGATGTAGGTTTTGCCCATGATGGTGTCGGGTTCGCGGGTGGCGAGTCCGGGGGACCAGATGAGGTGGCCTTCGGTGTCTTCCAGGGCCTTCAGGAGTTTGACGGTGCTGTCGTTCATCATCCACTGGGCGGCGTTGCGGTAGGCGACGTCGACGGAGTGGAAGAGGGTGAGGAGTTCGGCGTAGGTGACGGCGCCGGCGGCAGCGGTGGTGCCGGCGGTGGTGGCGCCGGTGACGACGCCTTCGGGCTGGCCGGAGCCGGTGCCGGTGGTGAAGTGGGCGTTGGTGGCGCGTCCGATGCGCTCGCCGAGTTTCTTCATGAGCCAGGTTTCGAGGGGGAAGGAGCTGTCTTGCAGAAGCTGGTAGGAGACGCGGACGATCTTGGAGGTGTAGAGGTAGGAGTGGAGAACCTTCTGGGCGAAGGTGACGTCCTGCTCGGCCAGTTGGGTGTTTTCGGCGACGATGGCGCCGGTGTTGCCGGTGTCGTCGGTGGTGGGGATGGGGAGGTCGGCGCCGGTGTCGGTGGTGATGATGGTGGAGCGGGCCTGGCGCATGCCGCCAAAGAATTTCATGGCGTCGACGAGGGCGGCCATGTCTTCGTTGGCGACGGCGTAGCCGCCGGCAGCGCCAGAGGCGACGCCGAGGGCGCGGGCTTCGTTGGGGATGGCGACGGCGCGGTTGCGCAGGAGCTGGCGCTGTTCGGGTTCCATGTCGGCGGCGCCGTGGCGGAGCCAGGACCAGAAGGCGGCGCGGTAGGCGGCGAGGTCGACCTGGCCGTCAGCGACGGGGCGGTTGGCGACGCGGGTTCCGGTGGAGGCGTTGAGATCGGCGCCGAGGGCGAGCAGGCGTTCCTCACGGTCGATCTGGAGTTTGAGGCTGTCGATCTCGGCCATGAGCCCGTCCCATTGCGGCTGCTCTTCGGCGGTCAGGGCGCGGGCCTGCGCCGCGTCATGCAGCGCCTTGGCCTGTTCCCAGAGGTTCGCGCGCTTGGCGCGCATTTCAGTGATGTTGGTTGTCATGGTAATGGTGTCCTAGAAGGGTTGATTAAGGGCCAGTATGCG
Above is a window of Caldilineales bacterium DNA encoding:
- a CDS encoding phage major capsid protein, translated to MTTNITEMRAKRANLWEQAKALHDAAQARALTAEEQPQWDGLMAEIDSLKLQIDREERLLALGADLNASTGTRVANRPVADGQVDLAAYRAAFWSWLRHGAADMEPEQRQLLRNRAVAIPNEARALGVASGAAGGYAVANEDMAALVDAMKFFGGMRQARSTIITTDTGADLPIPTTDDTGNTGAIVAENTQLAEQDVTFAQKVLHSYLYTSKIVRVSYQLLQDSSFPLETWLMKKLGERIGRATNAHFTTGTGSGQPEGVVTGATTAGTTAAAGAVTYAELLTLFHSVDVAYRNAAQWMMNDSTVKLLKALEDTEGHLIWSPGLATREPDTIMGKTYIVNNDVAAVAANAKAVLFGDFANYYIRDTRDVTILRLTERYADYLQVGFIAFSRHDGALIDAGQHPVKFLTQHA